Proteins encoded by one window of Pseudomonas sp. PSKL.D1:
- a CDS encoding (2Fe-2S)-binding protein — translation MKARFARLGERERATVRLLVDGAPIEALQGDTLMVALLTQGASLRESEFDSGRRAGFCLMGACQDCWVWTRNGERLRACSNEVREGLDIVTQQPEAIWPLRG, via the coding sequence ATGAAAGCGCGTTTTGCGAGGTTGGGCGAGCGCGAGCGCGCCACGGTAAGGCTGCTGGTCGATGGCGCGCCCATCGAGGCACTGCAGGGCGACACGTTGATGGTCGCGTTGTTGACGCAAGGTGCATCGTTGCGCGAGTCGGAGTTCGATTCCGGCCGCCGCGCCGGGTTCTGCCTGATGGGCGCCTGCCAGGATTGCTGGGTCTGGACCCGCAACGGCGAGCGGCTGCGCGCCTGCTCCAACGAAGTGCGCGAAGGGCTGGATATCGTTACCCAACAACCGGAGGCAATATGGCCACTGCGCGGGTAG
- a CDS encoding ABC transporter ATP-binding protein produces the protein MADLIRVEDLRVVAEGESGDIEIVKGVSFTLAKGEVLALIGESGSGKTTIALALLGYARKGCRLAGGVVQVGEHDMLGLSEQALQGLRGHRVAYVAQSAAAAFNPAKKLIDQVIEGALIHGLGSRSELQAKAIGLFRDLALPNPQSIGQRYPHQVSGGQLQRIMAAMALISDPLLVVLDEPTTALDVTTQIDVLRAFKRVVHERGATAVYVSHDLAVVAQMADQIVVLNGGKVVEHSSTRALLNGPSQDYTRSLLAAARPDANQAPSSEVAQDDVLLSINGMSAGYGKKNLNGLPMIRVLEDIDLTVCRGQAIGVIGESGSGKSTLARVVAGLLTPARGSLNFAGATLPGSLAERSADQFRRIQMVFQNADTALNPMHSIHTILSRPLKMYFGLKGAALDQRVDELLDLVRLPRNIAKRRPSGLSGGQKQRINLARALAAKPDLILCDEVTSALDTVVGAAILELLGDLRRELGVSYLFISHDISTVRALCDDIVVMYSGHKVQQGSREAFSAAPLHPYTNLLVHSVPELRQGWLEHCGITCGELPAISPVENASELCSFLNRCPQRIDGLCNKTAPSRRTLADGSEILCHRDAAELGGARTQPENMGVRALA, from the coding sequence ATGGCTGATTTGATTCGGGTCGAAGACCTGCGCGTGGTGGCCGAGGGCGAAAGCGGTGATATCGAGATCGTCAAGGGCGTGAGTTTTACACTGGCCAAAGGTGAAGTGCTGGCGCTGATCGGCGAATCGGGTTCGGGCAAGACCACCATCGCCCTGGCGCTGCTGGGCTATGCCCGCAAAGGCTGCCGCCTGGCCGGTGGCGTGGTGCAAGTGGGCGAGCACGACATGCTCGGTTTGAGCGAGCAGGCCCTGCAAGGTTTGCGCGGGCACCGCGTGGCCTATGTGGCGCAAAGTGCTGCCGCAGCGTTCAACCCGGCCAAAAAACTCATCGACCAAGTGATCGAAGGTGCGCTGATCCATGGCCTGGGTTCGCGTAGCGAGCTGCAGGCCAAGGCCATCGGCCTGTTCCGCGACCTGGCGCTGCCCAACCCGCAGAGCATTGGCCAGCGCTACCCGCATCAGGTGTCTGGCGGGCAACTGCAGCGGATCATGGCGGCCATGGCGCTGATCAGCGACCCGCTGCTGGTGGTGCTGGACGAACCTACCACCGCCCTGGACGTGACCACCCAGATCGACGTACTGCGCGCATTCAAACGGGTGGTACACGAGCGTGGCGCGACGGCGGTGTACGTGTCCCACGACCTGGCCGTGGTTGCACAAATGGCCGACCAGATCGTGGTACTCAACGGCGGCAAGGTGGTTGAGCACAGCAGCACCCGGGCCTTGCTCAATGGCCCGTCTCAGGACTACACCCGCAGCCTGCTGGCCGCGGCGCGCCCGGATGCCAACCAAGCCCCCAGCAGCGAGGTGGCCCAGGATGACGTGTTGCTGTCGATAAACGGCATGAGTGCTGGTTACGGCAAGAAAAACCTCAACGGCCTGCCGATGATCCGCGTGCTGGAAGACATCGACCTGACCGTGTGCCGTGGCCAGGCCATTGGTGTGATCGGCGAGTCGGGTTCGGGCAAGTCGACCCTGGCTCGGGTGGTGGCCGGCCTGTTGACGCCCGCGCGTGGCAGCCTGAACTTTGCCGGTGCCACATTGCCAGGCAGCCTGGCCGAACGCAGCGCCGACCAGTTCCGGCGCATCCAGATGGTGTTCCAGAACGCCGACACGGCGCTCAACCCCATGCACAGCATCCACACCATCTTGTCTCGCCCGCTGAAAATGTACTTTGGCCTCAAAGGGGCAGCACTGGACCAGCGCGTCGATGAACTGCTCGACCTGGTGCGCTTGCCGCGCAACATCGCCAAGCGCCGCCCCAGTGGCCTTTCCGGTGGCCAGAAGCAACGTATCAACCTGGCCCGAGCACTGGCCGCCAAGCCGGACCTGATCCTGTGCGATGAAGTAACCTCGGCGCTGGACACCGTGGTGGGTGCCGCCATCCTCGAACTGTTGGGCGACCTGCGCCGCGAACTGGGGGTGTCGTACCTGTTCATCAGCCACGACATCTCCACCGTGCGGGCGCTGTGCGACGACATCGTGGTGATGTACAGCGGCCACAAGGTTCAGCAAGGCAGCCGCGAGGCCTTCAGTGCCGCGCCGCTGCACCCCTACACCAACTTGCTGGTGCATTCGGTGCCCGAACTGCGCCAGGGCTGGCTGGAGCATTGCGGCATTACTTGCGGCGAACTGCCCGCCATCAGCCCGGTAGAAAATGCCAGCGAGCTGTGCAGCTTCCTGAACCGCTGCCCGCAGCGCATCGATGGCCTGTGCAACAAGACAGCCCCCAGCCGGCGCACGCTGGCTGATGGCAGCGAAATTCTGTGCCACCGCGACGCTGCCGAACTGGGCGGGGCACGTACGCAACCGGAGAATATGGGCGTGAGGGCGTTGGCATGA
- a CDS encoding ABC transporter permease: MNDLSVKSLPVTPARSAGKRASASTWLGWLGGAMCLLWLLVALFGPWLAPHPVGEVVSDNIFDAIGLAHPFGTDYLGRDMFSRVLVGARFTVGLALVSALLASGLGCLCALLSVVAPKWLDETISRLMDALISIPSKMLALIMVSAFGSSVTLLICTAVLSFTPGAFRISRSLAVNIEALEYVQVARTRGEGRLYVACMEILPNMLNPVLTDLGLRFGFIVLLLSGMSFLGLGVQPPDADLGSLVRENIGGLSQGAAALVIPALAIGSLTIGVNLFIDRISLRRNRCSGGN; this comes from the coding sequence ATGAACGATCTCAGTGTGAAATCGCTACCGGTCACGCCCGCACGCTCGGCAGGCAAACGCGCTTCGGCGTCTACCTGGCTCGGTTGGCTGGGCGGTGCAATGTGCTTGCTGTGGCTGCTGGTGGCGCTGTTCGGGCCTTGGCTGGCGCCGCACCCGGTGGGGGAGGTGGTGTCCGACAACATCTTCGACGCCATTGGCCTGGCGCACCCGTTCGGCACCGATTACCTGGGCCGCGACATGTTCAGCCGGGTGCTGGTGGGTGCGCGCTTCACCGTCGGCCTGGCGCTGGTGTCGGCGTTGCTGGCCAGTGGCCTGGGGTGCCTGTGCGCGCTGCTGTCGGTGGTCGCCCCCAAGTGGCTGGATGAAACCATCAGCCGCCTGATGGATGCGCTGATCTCGATCCCCAGCAAGATGCTGGCGCTGATCATGGTGTCGGCGTTCGGCTCTTCGGTCACCTTGCTGATCTGCACGGCGGTGCTCAGCTTTACCCCGGGGGCGTTTCGCATTTCGCGCAGCCTGGCGGTGAACATCGAAGCGCTCGAATACGTGCAAGTGGCGCGCACCCGTGGCGAAGGGCGCCTGTATGTGGCCTGCATGGAAATCCTGCCCAACATGCTCAACCCGGTACTCACCGACCTGGGCCTGCGTTTTGGCTTTATCGTGCTGCTGCTCAGCGGCATGAGCTTCCTGGGCCTGGGCGTACAACCGCCCGACGCCGACCTGGGTTCGCTGGTACGGGAAAACATCGGTGGCCTGAGCCAGGGTGCGGCGGCGCTGGTGATCCCGGCGCTCGCCATTGGCTCGCTGACCATTGGTGTGAACCTGTTCATCGACCGTATTTCGCTACGGCGCAACCGCTGCTCGGGGGGTAACTGA